From Phycodurus eques isolate BA_2022a chromosome 20, UOR_Pequ_1.1, whole genome shotgun sequence, a single genomic window includes:
- the gdf6b gene encoding growth/differentiation factor 6-B — MMSVYKTFSTAEKLNASFFRSSKAANTIASFVDSGQDELPLSPLRSQRYIFDASTLSEKAEALGAELRLYTEASRKVAPSELRLLSCRDRRALDSKTLDPQDRYRPRWEVLDVLEPFKEWKRQEASAGRPFCLELTARSDASEREPDLALLGLHRHARPRRKKAILVVFARSKRRQTLFGERRERRTEERGRGRRTAASGGRHAARSGSRCAKKPLRVNFRELGWDGWIIAPLDYEAFRCEGACDFPLRSHLEPTNHAVIQTLMNSVSPGHAPPSCCAPAKLGPVSILYIDSGDNVVYERYEDMVVEACGCR, encoded by the exons ATGATGTCCGTCTACAAGACTTTCTCCACGGCCGAGAAGCTCAACGCCAGCTTCTTCAGATCGTCCAAGGCGGCCAACACCATCGCCAGCTTTGTGGACAGCGGACAAG ACGAGCTCCCGCTTTCCCCTCTGAGGAGTCAGCGGTACATCTTCGACGCGTCCACCCTCTCGGAGAAAGCCGAGGCGCTGGGAGCCGAGCTGAGGCTCTACACCGAAGCGTCCCGCAAGGTCGCCCCGTCGGAGCTTCGGCTGCTCTCCTGCCGGGACCGGCGGGCCCTGGACTCCAAAACCCTGGATCCGCAGGACCGGTACAGGCCCAGATGGGAGGTCctggacgtgctggagccatTCAAAGAATGGAAGCGTCAGGAGGCCAGCGCGGGGAGGCCTTTCTGCCTGGAGCTCACGGCCCGGTCGGACGCCTCCGAGAGGGAGCCGGACCTCGCCCTGCTGGGCCTGCACCGGCACGCCAGGCCCCGGCGGAAGAAGGCCATCCTGGTGGTCTTCGCCAGATCCAAGCGGAGGCAGACGCTcttcggcgagaggcgggagcGCCGAACCGAAGAGCGCGGCCGCGGCAGGAGGACGGCGGCGTCCGGGGGCCGCCACGCCGCGAGGTCCGGGTCCAGATGCGCTAAGAAACCGCTACGGGTCAACTTCCGCGAGCTGGGATGGGACGGCTGGATCATCGCCCCTCTGGACTACGAGGCGTTCCGCTGCGAGGGCGCGTGCGACTTCCCGCTGCGCTCGCACCTGGAGCCCACCAACCACGCCGTCATCCAGACCCTGATGAACTCCGTGAGCCCGGGACACGCGCCGCCCAGCTGCTGCGCTCCAGCCAAGCTCGGCCCCGTCAGCATCCTCTACATCGACTCGGGCGACAACGTGGTCTACGAGCGCTACGAGGACATGGTGGTCGAGGCCTGCGGGTGCAGGTAG
- the eny2 gene encoding transcription and mRNA export factor ENY2 yields MSKDSQMRAAINQKLIEMGERERLKELLRAKLVECGWKDQLKAHCKDVIREKGLDHVTVEDLVTEITPKGRALVPDSVKKELLQRIRAFLAQHAAL; encoded by the exons ATGAGCAAGGACTCCCAGATGAGGGCTGCCATTAACCAGAAGCTGATCGAAATGGGCGAGAGGGAGCG GTTGAAAGAGTTGCTCAGGGCGAAGCTGGTGGAATGCGGTTGGAAGGATCAGCTGAAGGCGCACTGCAAAG aCGTGATCCGAGAGAAGGGCCTGGATCACGTCACGGTGGAGGACCTGGTCACGGAAATCACGCCCAAAGGCCGAG CGCTGGTTCCCGACAGCGTGAAGAAGGAACTCCTGCAAAGAATCCGAGCGTTTCTTGCGCAGCACGCGGCCTTGTGA